A window of the Butyricimonas virosa genome harbors these coding sequences:
- a CDS encoding Nif3-like dinuclear metal center hexameric protein, whose protein sequence is MYIKEIISLIEDYAPLKFQASFDNSGLLCGNPERELTSILLCIDVTEEVIKEAIDKGHNLIISHHPLIFSGLKHITPATYVERCVIDAIKHDITIYAAHTNMDVVANGVSGRMADKLDLYHRQILQPEGDPMDGNGFGIIGELQQPVESMAFLQQVKEIFRCDRLRYTTPHTPFMQRVAVCGGAGASFFKQALAGQADIYISGDFKYHDFFLTENRIMIADIGHYESEQFTKEIFYEILTKKISKFAVQFSEINTNPIKYL, encoded by the coding sequence ATGTATATAAAAGAGATTATTTCGCTCATAGAAGACTATGCCCCGTTAAAATTCCAGGCAAGTTTCGATAATTCCGGATTACTTTGCGGGAACCCGGAACGAGAATTAACATCCATACTACTATGTATTGATGTCACCGAAGAGGTTATAAAGGAAGCGATTGATAAGGGACACAATTTAATTATTTCTCACCATCCACTCATTTTCAGCGGGCTAAAACATATTACTCCGGCAACTTACGTGGAGCGCTGCGTGATTGATGCCATCAAACACGACATCACCATTTACGCTGCACACACGAACATGGACGTGGTTGCCAACGGTGTAAGCGGACGTATGGCAGATAAACTCGATCTGTACCATCGGCAGATTCTTCAACCGGAAGGAGACCCGATGGACGGTAACGGATTCGGGATTATCGGTGAGTTACAACAACCCGTTGAAAGCATGGCCTTTTTGCAGCAAGTAAAAGAAATATTCCGGTGTGATCGATTACGTTACACAACACCTCATACACCCTTCATGCAACGGGTTGCCGTTTGTGGTGGAGCCGGAGCCTCCTTTTTCAAGCAGGCCTTGGCCGGACAGGCCGACATATATATATCCGGGGATTTCAAATATCATGACTTTTTCCTTACGGAAAACCGCATTATGATTGCCGATATTGGCCATTACGAAAGCGAACAATTCACAAAAGAGATATTTTATGAGATACTTACAAAAAAAATATCTAAATTTGCGGTTCAGTTTTCTGAGATTAATACAAATCCGATTAAGTATTTATAA
- a CDS encoding efflux RND transporter permease subunit: MSNDIKKKGFLERIPAFSLILIMAVLMVVGGALIPLLRISYHPSPEQGKRLTISFSWPGASQRVIEQEITSKVEGLVASVVGVEKTSSVSSQGNGSVTVVLKEKANVSAVRFEISSLLKQIAEKLPEGAGGLYLQGGNIGGGLRQNTRQVLSYIINADMDPANIKDYVERNIKPYLTQIDYVRDVSVGGAMPLYLDIEYNPIELQRYGLESNVIVSGLQNFLGQRSIVGDVDRIDRDGNKERITLLLETERLGPDIGKTPLATIDGKIIYLNDVAKFDYKKRQETSFYRINGLNTIYLSIFADTETNIIKASAEIRERMEKIQANLTDGFYVTLTNDAAKEVREELVKLVKRTFLCLAILFLFVWIISRSRRYLSVIAISLFANVLIAVIFYYLFDVELNLISLAGVAVSLGIMIDTVIVMVDHYSYYHNRSAFIAILAALLTTIGSLVIVFFMPDYVKGALNHFSTIIIINLVVALFVALFFVPAIIDHSELCCRQMKKSCKRLKRIVSWSRFYTRYITFTQKRKWIYITIFVLAFGIPVHLLPSKLGKSDYYYRMEEKQEMAWYEDLYNKTIGSNFCQGTLRQPLEKVFGGTLRLFSSIQSSRTFSQREREVKLYISAQLTEGDDAGVLNQKMWQMDRFLAKFKEIKRFVTQVDGKSGSIEVEFTDEHKDGTFPQYLESQVIREALLIGGVDWSTTGVSERGFSNSLGLGRRSHRIGLSGYNYDRLYKYAEMVAEKVKANKRVNDVGIELGSSDYWQSQGEPTSEMYIKYDMEKIALNRLNLGQCYSTLAALMDEGTVGTYRDKDQRIAIDYHSSERDKFDVWHLMNSYLTAGDRQICYANIGEIGKRNVAARITKNNQEYSLQVAFNFMGSYDLSDKFIKKTTEEINAILPVGFRTVNQSFGWYDDRGSQYWLILLIVVIIFFTCSILFESLRQPLVIISLIPISFIGTFLTFYFSRVNFGTGGFASLVLLSGLVVNAAIYVINEYNGFVNRNLGRLNRINPVRLYVKAYNHKIIAVLLTIISTVLGLVPFLIDGPKAEEFWFSFAIGTIGGLLFSIIALVFFMPILISFSSYLKK, encoded by the coding sequence ATGAGTAATGATATAAAGAAAAAGGGATTTTTAGAACGTATTCCCGCCTTTTCACTTATTTTGATAATGGCTGTGTTGATGGTGGTGGGAGGTGCTTTGATACCTCTGTTACGAATCTCTTACCATCCATCCCCGGAACAGGGGAAAAGGCTGACTATCTCGTTTAGTTGGCCCGGGGCATCACAACGGGTCATAGAGCAGGAAATCACTTCTAAAGTGGAAGGATTGGTTGCCTCGGTGGTGGGCGTGGAGAAAACTTCTTCCGTGTCATCACAAGGAAACGGAAGTGTGACTGTCGTACTCAAGGAGAAAGCTAACGTATCGGCCGTGCGTTTTGAAATATCATCCTTGCTGAAACAGATTGCCGAGAAATTACCGGAGGGTGCGGGTGGTCTTTATTTACAAGGAGGGAATATCGGGGGAGGGCTTCGACAGAACACACGACAGGTCTTATCTTATATCATCAATGCCGATATGGATCCCGCTAATATAAAAGACTATGTCGAGCGTAATATTAAACCTTATCTCACACAGATTGATTATGTGCGGGATGTGTCGGTCGGGGGGGCTATGCCACTTTACCTGGATATTGAGTATAACCCGATAGAATTGCAGCGGTATGGTCTTGAATCTAATGTTATCGTGTCGGGACTTCAGAACTTTTTGGGACAACGTTCTATTGTCGGGGATGTTGATCGAATTGATCGTGACGGGAATAAAGAGCGTATTACTTTATTATTAGAGACCGAGCGGTTGGGGCCGGATATAGGTAAAACTCCTTTGGCAACAATAGATGGTAAAATTATCTATTTGAATGATGTTGCTAAATTTGATTACAAAAAGCGACAAGAAACCAGCTTTTATCGTATCAATGGTTTGAATACGATTTACTTGAGCATTTTTGCAGACACGGAGACAAATATTATTAAAGCATCTGCGGAAATTCGAGAGCGAATGGAAAAGATTCAAGCAAATTTGACGGATGGATTTTACGTGACACTCACGAATGATGCTGCTAAGGAGGTACGGGAGGAACTTGTGAAATTGGTTAAACGTACTTTTTTATGTTTGGCGATATTGTTCCTGTTTGTTTGGATTATTAGCCGGAGCAGACGTTATCTTTCTGTTATAGCGATTTCATTATTTGCCAACGTGTTGATAGCCGTTATTTTTTATTACTTGTTTGATGTTGAGCTTAACTTGATTTCGTTGGCGGGTGTTGCTGTCTCGTTGGGTATTATGATCGATACTGTTATTGTGATGGTTGATCATTATAGCTATTACCACAATCGGAGTGCTTTTATCGCTATTCTGGCGGCATTGCTTACTACAATCGGTTCATTGGTGATCGTCTTTTTTATGCCCGATTACGTGAAAGGTGCGTTGAATCATTTTTCCACGATTATTATTATTAATCTGGTTGTGGCATTGTTTGTGGCTCTTTTTTTCGTGCCTGCAATTATTGATCATAGTGAGTTGTGTTGTCGGCAGATGAAGAAAAGTTGTAAGCGTTTAAAAAGAATCGTGAGCTGGAGTCGGTTTTATACCCGCTATATTACTTTTACACAGAAACGGAAATGGATATATATTACCATTTTCGTACTTGCATTTGGAATCCCGGTGCATTTGCTGCCTTCTAAATTAGGTAAAAGTGATTATTATTACCGGATGGAAGAAAAACAAGAGATGGCATGGTATGAAGATCTTTATAATAAGACTATAGGGAGTAATTTTTGTCAGGGAACTTTACGCCAGCCATTGGAAAAGGTGTTTGGCGGGACATTACGGCTTTTTTCATCTATCCAGTCATCACGTACTTTTTCTCAACGGGAACGGGAGGTAAAACTTTATATTTCTGCTCAATTGACAGAAGGAGATGACGCAGGGGTGCTTAATCAAAAGATGTGGCAAATGGATCGTTTTTTAGCCAAATTCAAGGAGATAAAACGTTTTGTGACCCAAGTGGATGGTAAAAGTGGTTCCATCGAGGTTGAATTTACCGATGAACACAAGGATGGGACTTTCCCTCAATATCTGGAATCACAGGTTATTCGAGAGGCTTTGTTGATTGGCGGTGTAGATTGGAGTACAACGGGTGTTAGTGAACGGGGATTTTCCAATTCGCTGGGATTGGGACGTAGATCACATCGAATCGGTTTGAGCGGGTATAATTATGATCGTTTGTATAAGTATGCGGAAATGGTGGCCGAGAAGGTCAAGGCCAATAAACGAGTGAATGACGTGGGAATCGAGTTGGGAAGTTCTGATTATTGGCAATCGCAAGGAGAACCGACTTCGGAGATGTATATCAAATATGATATGGAAAAAATTGCTCTTAATCGTTTGAATTTGGGACAATGTTATTCAACTTTGGCCGCACTGATGGATGAGGGAACTGTTGGAACGTATCGGGATAAAGATCAACGGATTGCAATTGATTATCATTCCTCGGAACGTGATAAGTTTGACGTGTGGCATTTGATGAACAGTTATTTAACTGCAGGAGATCGGCAGATTTGTTATGCTAATATCGGAGAGATAGGAAAACGCAATGTTGCTGCACGAATTACGAAAAATAACCAGGAGTATTCGTTGCAGGTGGCTTTTAATTTTATGGGATCGTATGATTTGTCGGATAAGTTTATCAAAAAGACAACCGAAGAGATTAATGCTATTTTGCCTGTCGGTTTCCGGACGGTTAACCAGAGTTTCGGGTGGTACGATGATAGAGGTTCCCAATATTGGTTAATTCTGTTGATTGTTGTGATAATCTTTTTTACCTGCTCGATACTGTTTGAGTCTCTGCGGCAGCCTCTTGTGATTATCTCGTTGATTCCTATCTCGTTTATAGGTACTTTCCTGACATTTTATTTCTCAAGGGTAAATTTTGGAACGGGTGGTTTTGCATCACTTGTTTTGTTGAGCGGTTTGGTGGTGAATGCGGCAATTTACGTGATTAATGAATATAATGGTTTCGTAAATAGAAATCTTGGACGGCTAAATCGGATTAACCCGGTTCGACTTTACGTGAAGGCTTATAACCATAAGATTATTGCCGTGCTATTAACCATTATATCAACGGTACTTGGCTTGGTCCCATTTTTGATTGATGGGCCGAAAGCAGAAGAGTTTTGGTTTTCATTCGCCATTGGAACGATCGGGGGACTACTATTTTCAATAATAGCTTTAGTATTTTTTATGCCGATATTGATATCATTTTCTAGTTATTTAAAAAAATAA
- a CDS encoding zinc ribbon domain-containing protein codes for MVTNNNEKMQELTVEEKLQNLYELQRIDTEIDKIKTLRGELPLEVQDLEDEIAGLETRIENLKVELGELDKTSSTRKMDIKKAEEAIKKYSEQLDNVRNNREYDALSKEIEFQKLEIELQEKRIREAQKAKAEKEALMEESKKRYEDKVSDLEAKKGELNDIINETHKDEESLQIKSEELAATIDERLLTAYRRIRSNARNGLAVVTVDRDACGGCFNKIPPQRQLDIRSRKKIIVCEYCGRILIDKYICDYDGSQQKADLEALLDAQKKKGRRLRKSEE; via the coding sequence ATGGTGACGAATAACAATGAGAAAATGCAAGAGCTGACAGTTGAAGAAAAACTGCAGAACCTGTATGAATTACAAAGAATTGACACCGAGATCGATAAAATCAAGACTCTACGGGGAGAATTACCGTTAGAAGTTCAAGACCTTGAAGACGAGATCGCGGGATTGGAAACACGTATCGAAAACTTGAAGGTTGAATTAGGTGAACTTGACAAAACCTCTTCCACTCGGAAAATGGATATCAAGAAAGCCGAAGAAGCGATCAAAAAATACAGTGAACAATTGGATAACGTTCGCAACAATCGCGAATACGATGCTTTAAGTAAGGAAATCGAATTCCAGAAACTGGAAATTGAACTACAGGAAAAGAGAATCCGGGAAGCACAAAAAGCCAAAGCTGAAAAAGAAGCGCTGATGGAAGAGTCCAAAAAGCGTTATGAAGACAAAGTATCAGACTTGGAAGCTAAAAAAGGTGAGTTAAACGACATCATCAATGAAACTCACAAGGATGAAGAGTCTTTACAAATCAAATCGGAAGAACTTGCAGCGACCATCGATGAACGTCTATTGACCGCATATCGCCGTATCCGTTCCAACGCCCGCAACGGATTAGCCGTTGTTACCGTGGACCGTGATGCGTGTGGTGGATGTTTCAACAAAATTCCGCCACAGAGACAGTTAGACATCCGTTCTCGGAAGAAAATCATCGTCTGCGAGTACTGTGGTCGTATTCTCATCGATAAATACATCTGTGACTACGACGGTTCGCAACAAAAAGCAGACCTTGAAGCTCTCCTGGATGCACAAAAGAAAAAAGGAAGAAGACTTAGAAAATCAGAAGAATAA
- a CDS encoding valine--tRNA ligase translates to MIPTNYDPRTSEEKWYQYWLEHRFFHSTVDKKRTPYCIVIPPPNVTGVLHMGHMLNNTIQDVLVRRARLLGKNACWVPGTDHASIATEAKVVAKLKSEGIEKRDLSRDEFLKHAWAWTEKHGGIILEQLKRLGASCDWDRTCFTMDEIRSASVIKVFIDLYNKGLIYKGVRMVNWDPSAKTAVSDEEVVYKEEHSKLYYLRYRIDGTEDEYITIATTRPETILGDSAVCVNPNDERFRHLAGKKCIVPLVNRVIPIIQDEYVDMEFGTGALKITPAHDINDYEIGYKHHLETIDIFNDDGTLNRNAQLFVGKDRFVVRQEIIPELEKAGNLVKIEDYNNKVGYSERTNVVIEPKLSMQWFLKMKELAKPALDAVMNDDILLTPAKYKNTYRYWMENVKDWCISRQLWWGHQIPVYYLPDSNDYVVAENITEAVRLVKEKFDKDIPAEQLRQDEDCLDTWFSSWLWPISVFNGILEPDNEDINYYYPTNDLVSGPDILFFWMARMIMAGYEYRHEKPFSNLYLTGIVRDKLHRKMSKSLGNSPDPIDLINQYGADGVRVGMLLCAPAGGDLLFDESLPEQGRNFTTKIWNAFRLVSNWKVADLEQPLHSKLALEWFEQYLNKCKETLNTQFEQYRISEALMTVYTGFRDEFSSWLLEIIKPGFEQPIDRTTYNKTIYLFEEMLQLLHPFMPFITEEIWQNLRERKDGESIMVSVMPIPGKYDENFLNTFENMKEVIAGIRTIRKQNNIAFKDTISLRVKSNDRYPLQFENIIRKMGNIQDVEMVNDTVKGAWSFICDTVEYFIPAVGEVNTEEVRAKLQADLAYAQGFLASVMKKLSNEKFVNGAPAQVVENERKKQADAEAKIKAIEQQLAELK, encoded by the coding sequence ATGATCCCAACAAACTACGATCCGCGAACGAGCGAAGAGAAATGGTATCAATATTGGTTGGAACACAGATTTTTCCACTCCACTGTTGATAAAAAGAGAACTCCGTATTGTATTGTAATCCCGCCACCTAACGTCACGGGAGTCCTACACATGGGACACATGCTAAACAACACGATACAGGACGTACTTGTCAGACGCGCCCGTTTACTCGGTAAAAATGCTTGTTGGGTTCCGGGAACCGACCATGCCTCCATTGCCACAGAAGCTAAAGTTGTAGCCAAACTTAAAAGTGAAGGCATCGAGAAAAGGGACCTTTCCCGAGATGAGTTTTTAAAACACGCTTGGGCATGGACTGAAAAGCACGGGGGAATCATCCTCGAACAGTTAAAACGACTGGGTGCATCCTGCGACTGGGACAGAACTTGTTTCACGATGGACGAGATTCGTTCTGCCAGCGTGATAAAGGTATTTATTGACCTGTATAACAAAGGACTTATCTATAAAGGAGTCCGAATGGTTAACTGGGACCCGTCGGCCAAAACAGCCGTATCCGATGAAGAGGTTGTTTACAAAGAAGAGCATAGCAAGTTATATTACCTACGTTACCGCATTGACGGAACGGAAGACGAGTATATCACTATTGCCACAACCCGTCCGGAAACCATTTTGGGCGATAGTGCCGTGTGCGTGAATCCCAACGACGAGCGATTCCGGCATCTGGCCGGGAAAAAATGTATCGTACCCTTGGTAAACCGGGTGATTCCGATTATCCAAGACGAATACGTGGATATGGAATTCGGTACCGGAGCATTAAAAATTACCCCGGCACACGACATCAATGACTACGAGATCGGCTATAAACACCATCTTGAAACCATCGATATTTTCAACGATGACGGTACATTAAACAGGAACGCCCAGCTTTTCGTGGGTAAAGATCGGTTTGTTGTGCGTCAAGAAATCATCCCCGAATTGGAAAAAGCGGGTAACCTTGTAAAGATAGAAGACTACAATAACAAAGTAGGATACTCCGAGCGGACTAACGTGGTTATCGAACCCAAACTATCCATGCAATGGTTCCTGAAAATGAAGGAACTTGCCAAACCCGCTTTGGACGCTGTCATGAACGATGATATTCTCTTGACCCCGGCGAAATACAAAAACACCTATCGCTACTGGATGGAAAATGTAAAGGATTGGTGTATCAGTCGCCAATTATGGTGGGGCCACCAGATTCCCGTTTATTACCTACCCGACAGCAATGATTACGTGGTAGCCGAGAACATCACGGAAGCCGTACGATTAGTAAAAGAAAAATTCGACAAAGATATTCCGGCTGAGCAATTACGCCAAGATGAAGATTGTTTGGACACTTGGTTCTCTTCTTGGCTGTGGCCTATCTCCGTATTCAACGGGATACTGGAACCGGACAATGAAGATATTAACTATTATTACCCGACAAATGACCTGGTATCCGGACCGGACATCCTGTTCTTCTGGATGGCAAGAATGATCATGGCCGGTTATGAATATCGCCACGAGAAACCGTTCTCTAATTTGTACCTCACGGGAATCGTTCGGGATAAACTTCATCGTAAGATGTCCAAATCCCTCGGTAACTCTCCGGACCCGATCGATCTGATCAACCAATACGGGGCAGACGGAGTACGAGTTGGTATGTTATTGTGCGCACCTGCGGGAGGGGACCTTCTCTTTGACGAAAGTCTTCCGGAACAAGGACGTAATTTCACAACTAAAATATGGAATGCATTCCGCCTGGTCAGTAACTGGAAAGTCGCTGATCTGGAACAACCATTGCATTCTAAATTAGCTCTTGAATGGTTTGAACAATACTTGAACAAGTGCAAAGAAACCTTGAATACCCAATTCGAGCAATACCGAATCTCCGAGGCTCTTATGACCGTGTACACCGGATTCCGCGACGAGTTCTCATCCTGGTTACTGGAAATCATCAAACCAGGATTCGAACAACCGATTGACCGGACCACTTATAACAAGACCATTTACCTCTTCGAGGAGATGTTACAATTGCTTCACCCGTTCATGCCTTTTATCACCGAAGAAATCTGGCAGAACCTGAGAGAACGGAAAGATGGAGAAAGTATTATGGTTTCCGTGATGCCCATTCCCGGGAAATATGATGAAAACTTCTTGAATACCTTTGAGAATATGAAAGAAGTGATCGCCGGAATCCGTACGATTCGCAAGCAAAATAACATTGCCTTCAAGGATACAATCTCTTTGAGGGTTAAAAGTAACGATCGCTACCCGCTACAATTCGAAAACATCATTCGCAAAATGGGTAATATCCAAGATGTAGAAATGGTGAATGACACGGTGAAAGGTGCATGGAGTTTTATTTGCGACACGGTGGAATATTTCATTCCCGCTGTCGGAGAAGTCAACACGGAAGAAGTAAGAGCCAAACTGCAAGCAGATTTAGCATATGCCCAAGGCTTCCTGGCATCCGTGATGAAAAAACTTTCCAACGAGAAGTTTGTCAATGGCGCCCCGGCACAAGTTGTCGAGAACGAACGCAAGAAACAAGCTGATGCCGAAGCAAAAATCAAAGCCATAGAACAACAACTGGCAGAGTTAAAATAA
- a CDS encoding M23 family metallopeptidase has translation MRKAGYHFNSDTLSFDKIESSLRKRLWRLFKKFFSSFSLAIVMLYLVYAFIDSPKEKLLKRKYEEVLTQYSLLSNKVEHLDNVLKDMESRDDNIYRVIFETDPIPSSIRRAGSGGVDQYEHLRQIDNADLIIGTAKKIDELSKAIYIQSKSFDKIEELAKNKIDMLASIPAILPVSLKDKNTHQVTSSFGYRMHPIYKTPKFHAGMDFTGTIGTPIYATGNGVVIESKFDKGYGRHVVIDHGFSYKTLYAHMDKILAKKGQKIKRGDVIGYLGNTGLSTGPHLHYEVRKNDKPIDPINFYFNDLTPDEFELLVETANNTGQSMD, from the coding sequence ATGCGAAAAGCTGGGTATCATTTTAATTCGGACACATTATCTTTTGATAAAATAGAATCATCTTTAAGAAAAAGGCTTTGGAGATTATTCAAGAAATTCTTTTCTAGTTTCTCCTTGGCTATTGTCATGCTATACTTGGTATATGCCTTCATTGATTCCCCGAAAGAAAAACTTTTAAAACGGAAATACGAGGAAGTTCTCACTCAATATAGTTTATTAAGTAACAAGGTAGAACATCTAGATAACGTCTTAAAAGACATGGAATCACGGGATGATAACATTTATCGGGTGATCTTCGAAACCGACCCAATCCCATCATCCATTCGCCGGGCAGGTTCCGGGGGAGTCGACCAGTACGAACATCTGAGACAAATCGACAACGCAGATCTGATAATCGGGACAGCCAAGAAAATAGATGAATTATCAAAAGCAATCTATATCCAAAGTAAATCCTTTGACAAAATTGAAGAACTAGCCAAAAACAAAATCGATATGTTAGCCTCCATTCCGGCTATCCTTCCGGTATCGTTGAAAGACAAAAATACACATCAGGTAACATCTTCATTCGGCTACCGGATGCATCCTATCTACAAAACCCCGAAATTCCATGCAGGCATGGATTTCACGGGTACCATCGGGACTCCAATCTATGCAACGGGCAATGGGGTAGTTATCGAAAGTAAGTTTGACAAGGGATATGGCCGTCACGTGGTTATCGACCACGGATTCAGTTATAAAACGCTGTATGCCCACATGGATAAAATCTTGGCTAAAAAAGGCCAAAAAATCAAACGAGGGGACGTTATCGGATATTTAGGAAATACTGGACTATCCACGGGACCTCACCTACATTATGAAGTACGGAAAAATGACAAGCCGATAGATCCCATAAACTTTTATTTCAACGATCTCACCCCCGACGAGTTCGAGTTATTGGTTGAGACGGCAAATAACACGGGACAAAGTATGGACTGA
- a CDS encoding MerR family transcriptional regulator produces the protein MMVAEESLKLYYSIGEVADMFGVNTSLIRFWEKEFDVIKPHKNKKGNRQFTKADVDNFHLIYHLVKEKGMTLKGAQQQLKNRKDETELHFEVIKRLKGIKEELLSIKSQLP, from the coding sequence ATCATGGTGGCTGAAGAATCATTAAAATTGTATTATTCTATCGGAGAAGTAGCCGACATGTTCGGTGTCAACACTTCCCTGATCCGATTCTGGGAAAAAGAATTCGATGTGATTAAACCCCACAAGAACAAAAAGGGGAATCGTCAATTCACGAAAGCGGATGTCGATAATTTCCATTTGATCTATCACTTGGTCAAGGAAAAAGGAATGACACTAAAAGGAGCCCAACAACAACTCAAGAACCGAAAAGACGAAACAGAATTACACTTTGAGGTAATAAAACGCTTGAAAGGTATCAAAGAAGAGTTGTTATCCATTAAGAGCCAACTTCCCTGA
- a CDS encoding efflux RND transporter periplasmic adaptor subunit: MKMNLYRSLLLSVIVLGAIACGNEKKKDEKEIGKSESQSPLITVDTLVLKKRTFQKQIVCNGKLRAVFKSDLSFDGTGVITAINGSNGGYVKKGEVLATLDMKEAQVELEKSYRAMEKANIDLQDKLIGQGYSADTTGIPTAILRNVKISSGYDNAIDQLEAAKRRLASCYLIAPFSGRIANLDAKIYDRSANKLCTLIDDSYFDVEFSILEAEIEEVTKGQHVKIIPFINDEKTFYGDVTEINPLIDEHGQVKIRARVRNADRYLMEGMNVKIILEREIKNSFVVPKDAVVLRDGFQVMFCYREGKAVWTYVDVVMSNIDSHVIKGSEKKQTVISEEDVVITSNNLNLADGTDVTPNNRR, encoded by the coding sequence ATGAAAATGAACCTGTATAGAAGCCTGTTGTTGAGCGTGATCGTGCTGGGGGCGATCGCTTGCGGTAACGAAAAAAAGAAAGACGAGAAAGAAATCGGTAAAAGTGAAAGCCAGAGTCCGTTAATCACGGTTGACACGCTAGTGTTGAAAAAACGGACTTTCCAGAAACAGATCGTGTGTAACGGTAAGTTGCGTGCGGTTTTTAAAAGCGATCTCAGTTTTGACGGTACGGGCGTGATTACCGCGATCAACGGAAGTAACGGGGGATACGTGAAAAAAGGAGAGGTACTGGCAACTCTTGATATGAAAGAGGCTCAAGTTGAATTGGAAAAAAGTTACCGGGCGATGGAAAAGGCGAATATAGATTTACAGGACAAGTTAATCGGGCAGGGATATTCGGCAGACACGACAGGGATTCCGACGGCTATCCTGCGGAATGTGAAGATTTCGTCCGGTTATGATAACGCGATTGATCAGTTGGAGGCAGCGAAACGTCGTTTGGCAAGTTGTTATTTGATTGCTCCTTTCAGTGGGCGTATTGCCAATCTGGATGCCAAGATATATGATCGTTCCGCCAATAAGTTATGTACGTTAATTGACGATTCGTATTTTGATGTCGAGTTCAGTATATTGGAGGCGGAGATCGAAGAGGTGACGAAAGGGCAACATGTGAAGATTATCCCGTTTATTAATGATGAAAAGACGTTTTATGGAGATGTGACAGAGATAAATCCCTTGATTGATGAACACGGACAGGTGAAGATTCGTGCAAGGGTGCGTAATGCTGACCGCTACTTGATGGAAGGGATGAACGTGAAGATTATACTTGAGCGAGAGATTAAGAATAGTTTTGTGGTGCCCAAGGATGCGGTGGTTCTGCGGGATGGTTTTCAGGTGATGTTCTGTTACCGTGAGGGGAAAGCGGTTTGGACGTATGTTGATGTCGTGATGTCGAATATTGATTCCCACGTGATTAAAGGGAGTGAAAAGAAACAGACGGTTATTTCGGAAGAGGATGTTGTTATTACATCCAATAATTTGAATCTTGCCGACGGAACGGATGTGACACCTAATAATAGACGGTAA